The region TGATCTCATGAAATTGACCTTTTAAACAGGTCAAATATCCAGTTCTCGTAAGAAAGTCGCCATATTCGATATTGTGGTACAAACCTGATACGGTGTTTCTTACTCCTAAAGCTTATGTTAAGATAGACTTCAGCTGTCCCCATGCTAATGACTCCCCAGAAGCAGAAGTTCTAAGCAATATTTTTACAGAGTTGTTGATGGACTACTTGAATGAATATGGTAAGACGAGGAAACTTTTGTTGGTTTGAACCTCTCCTTAAAAGGAGTATTTCCAATGGCCTCAGCTGACCACTTTTATTATTTGTATTCATTACCCTCTTAATAAAAAATCTTATTTGAGCACTTCTATTTCAGCTTATTATGCTCGTGTTGCTGGGCTTTATTATGGAATAAGCCACACGGATAGTGGATTCCAGGTATCTTCTTGTTTATGTCTTCTAAAGctataaatttatggtatttgtGAATGGAAATTAAACCATGTTTTACAGGTATGAAGAACAATAATCTCTGTGTTGCATTAGAGCAGATGTTACACATCATAATTTATAGAGAAAAATACAAGCAggaaacaagaaaaataaaacaaactaagaAGGGAAAAAAAAGTAGGAGCTAGATCTCCTAATTCTaacctttttttttctctttgaaaAGAAACTGAATTTGTATTAATCGAAATGAAAACGAGTCTGAGATTAAAGAAAAGAGTTTACAAGAAGAAATTCTTATGCAACAACAGAGTTTGCATAAAAAAGAACGCTAATATCTACTAGCTAAATCAGCAAAAAATAAACCCTCAACTCTTTTACATAGAAAACCGGAAAAGCTATCAAATATCTAACTTTATCCCACAGCTTGGGAAAATTCTCCTCTGtatgttcaatttttttttttttttgttatgctcTAACCAAATCAGCCAACAGATGACCATGGCTGCCACTTGCCATAATTTTTGTTTCTTCGTACCTTTTGAAATGAAAGAacgaaagaagaaaagaaaataaaaataaagggaaGCAAATAATTTACAAATATTATGTTTAGTATTTACAGGCTGGATAACTAAATAATAAGCCAAGAATTAATTCATAACTGATTTCCTGCATAATCTGAGAATTTCAACAAAGATAAAACAAACTTTACGTAATTGAGGTGTGAAGTATGATATTTATTTGATGAAGTAAACTTTGTCTTAACTTCCCAAGTAAAGAGTTCGTTATCCTTTGTTGTGAAAGTGATAATGAGGTGTATGTTTTTGCATGTAATTATGTCAGAATCTGGCCTGAAAGTATTCGAAACTTTGAAAGTTGACGGGGGTTGTGCCAAAGCCAGATATACATTTTTGGCATCTTAACAAAGTTTCTCAATCAAATAATCTCATGTCTGAGGTTGGATGATCTATGAATTTATTTTCTTGTAACTGTCACTTGTGCAGGTAACTCTAGTTGGTTATAATCACAAGTTGCGGATCTTACTGGAAACTGTGGTTGGAAAGATTGCAAGTTTCCAAGTGAAACCGGACAGGTTCTCTGTAATTAAGGTAAAGCTTATTTTTTTTGTGtacaaattttattttgaatgcTACTTATATTATATTGCTACATTCTGACTTTTGAGCATCATGATTAATTTTTGTTATGGTGATAGTCGAGTTAGACATTAAGATCCTAATTTAAAGAAACAACAGAAATGCTGAATAATTTTAGAAAGTTGTATCAATAATTATCTCTCTTTCTTATCAGGAAATGGTAACAAAAGAGTACCAAAATTTGAAGTTTCAACAGCCCTATCAGCAGGCTATGTACTATTGCTCATTAATTCTACAAGATGGCACATGGCCGTGGATGGAAGAACTTGAAATTCTTCCTCATCTGCAAGCTGATGATCTTGTTAAGTTTGTTCCTTTACTGCTTTCAAGAGCCTTCTTTGAGTGTTACATAGCAGGTACATACTTTCACTTTCACAgaaatattttcttattaaacACCTTATTATTCGGATTTTAAAATACACTCCCTAACCTCCCTCCATTTTTCAGGAAATATTGAACGCAGTGAAGCTGAGTCAATGGTCCTGCACATAGAGGATGTTCTGTTCAAGGATTCAAATCCTATTTGCCGACCTTTATTCCCATCCCAACATTTGACAAGCAGAATTGTGAAGCTTGAAAATGGCACAAGTTACTTCTACCCTGTGGAAGGCCTTAATCCAAGTGATGATAATTCTGCTCTTGTCCATTATATTCAGGTTTTTCGTCTGTCTACATTAGAAACCAATTATCTCGTTTtcatattcattaaattttaaaactaaaatatataaataaaaaaatagcgCTACATTAAGACATTGTATTCTTCATGCTAAATCAGACATGATTAGGTTTTAATTCTAGAAGATCATTGTCCCAGTTCTGAATCTAAGAAGTGAtgaacaaattttttttaaagggCACACTGTTTCTGAGgttccatataaatatatatatatatatatttctaattCAATCATCTTGAAATATAGGTTCATCAAGATGATTTTAGAATGAATGCGAAACTTCAGCTATTTGCGCTAATTGCAAAGCAACCAGCCTTCCACCAGCTTAGATCAGTTGAGCAACTTGGTTACATCACTGTCTTGCTTTCAAGGTTTGTAATTTGTAATAGTTTATTGTTATCATCACACACATAGTGGACAcaatttcttctctctctctctctctgtgaaATGAAGagtaaaaaactaaaatataaagTGAAAATTTGACAATTTTTAATGCAGGAATGATAGTGGTGTTCGTGGATTACAGTTCATTATCCAATCCACGGCGAAGGTACTATATCGCATACTCAAACTTTTATGACTGGTTTTGCTGTTACAATATCTCGTAAAATATATGTTCCTTTTGACAGGGTCCAGCACAAATAGATTTAAGAGTAGAAGCTTTCCTCAAGATGTTTGAGACTAAACTCTATGAAATGACCGATGATGAATTCAAGGTGAGATTATAATCCATCGTGGTATTTGATCCTCGGTCCATATTTTGTCAAAAACTAGGTGGATATAGGGTGTTATCATCTTTATGATGATCAGCATGGTAATTTTGGAATGATATGCATCAGAGAAAGCTTGGTCATTTTATGGGGTGTAAAATAATTGCTGATTTGATTGTTACAGAGCAATGTAAATGCTTTAGTTGATATGAAGCTTGAGAAACACAAGAACTTAAGGGAAGAATCTGGAGTTTACTGGCGAGAGATTTCAGATGGGACCCTCAAGTTCGATCGAAGAGAAGCTGAGGTAAGAACTTCTATTTGATATCATACGTGATGTGCACACAGATGGAATTTACGCTGTAGAACAGAAAGATTTCGTTTAAGAACATGAACAAAAGTATTATAATTTGGTTAAATCTTTTCCTTGGTGTTGAAACAGGTTGCAGCACTAAAGCAGCTCACACGACAAGAACTAATAGATTTTTTCAATGAAAATGTAAAAGTCGGGGCACCTCAGAAGAAGGAATTGAGTGTGCGAGTGTCTGGGAACCTCCATTCTTCCGACTACAAAACAGATAAAACTGAACCTGCACAGCCCGGCTCAGTCAGAATTGATGATATCTTCAGTTTCAGAAGGTCACGGCCGCTTTATGGTTCATTCAGGGGAAGCTTTGGTCATGTGAAGTTGTAGAGAGACTAAAAAACAGGGAAGATTGCATGGAAAACCTCCCTGCATCAACTTGGCAAAAAGTAAGAGCATTGAATACCCCATCTGAAAACCAAGCTTGTGTCCTATTTAGTCATTTTTTAAAGGACATGTTATTCAAATATTTTAGTGGGTCAGAATGACAATTTTTGTTGATGTTAGAATCATTAATATCGATTGCTACCTCAAAAATGTTACCACATCTACATGACCATTCCTTGCTACCAATAAAACTATTATAGAATTTTAACTTGGGAAGAAACCTGTTGCTCTCTAAAGCCCAGTTCTACATGACCCCAATTtgcaaaactgtttttttttaacCTTCTTACTTTTGCCTTGGTATGAAATTGCCCTAGCTTTAATTATTTGTTTCTTTTAGGGCCACTTAATGACTAATATGTTTTCATTTAACTCCTTGAATTATGATTTTGGTATGAATTTGCTACATGCCCTATGAAAGATTACTCATCGTTTGTCCCCAATGTATCCTATATTTTAATGCAAAATTCTCACTGAGCCCTCATTTTCTCCATTCCCTAATATTATACActattttctttgttttctttttctcATGTTTTCTTCACCGGCTTCTGTCGCATAGTTTTTGGCTCACATTTTATACTTTAGTTTATATTTTAATACTTGTGGTGCACATCTCGGTAATATGAAATTTATATATCTGTGctacttatatttatatatatgcctATAATTTGTATGTTTATGCATATGTCCTTTATATATTATGTTTATGGTTCACATGAATCACATGTTTGTAATACAATCTTTTTTACTCTAGGTTCACAAATTCACGTGTAAATGTTAATATAATTGATTGAAAAGATGATAAATGAACTAGATAATTGCTTAAATTCAAATAGAAACTTTGTATTCTTCCTCGTCGTTCTTTGATTTATGGAAAAAAAAGTTTGTGAGCTTCTTCAATGACGTAACTACACGGGGAGGGAGAGTCAAAAAGAAAATGTTAGGGAAAGAGTGAGAACGTGAAGGAGAGAGAATGGAGCTTTTGCTTATTGTGGtgaaagtgaaagaaaaaaaactgatGAAAGGACATGATGGCTCGATATTTATCACGAGTAGTTTTGGAAAGGCATTTTAAATTGTACAATTTTAAGTATTAAGGACATGAGAAATCTAACTCATTTCCCAATACTATTAACCAAAATTGCTAAAAGGTAGATGATTTTCAGATACAGAATGTGACAAATATTATATTAGATGCTCAGTCTTAGGGTCCTGAACTCCTGATGGAGTGTTCCATGAAGAGATCATAAATGAGAAATTTAGTGGCATTTTGCATAAGCAACTCCATCACGAAACAAAAAATTTACAGTATCAACTTCTCTTCTTTATCATACATATCGCGTTATAAGATAATAGAGTAGACTCATACGCTTTGCCTTTCAAATCTACAGTAATCAGGGTTTTAATTCCACCGTTTTGAGGGTATCTTTCTGATAGAGGCTATTGTAAATTATAATACAAGATCAAAATGATCAACATTATGCAATGAGAATAAATTGAATTATAAAAAAACATGTACTTTTATTAGTTCTGCCAAGTAAAAAAGAAAACATACATTAATTAGAACAACAAACCACAACCCTACTTATTCACCAGATTCAAATTCCCATTACTTGTTCACTAAAACCACAATGTGATTATATTAAGTCGCATCTTGGAAAAAAAGGAAGTTGTACATGACAAGGCCCTGGAACATACATAAAGAATAATCACAATCAAATTTTGATGATAAAGATGACAGAAAATGTAGCATTCTTTATGTTCACACAATCAAGTTCAGTTAGTAAGAATGTCCAACGTAACACAGGAAAAGAATAGTGATATGTTATAATTCttacctaataataataataatagtagttTTCCATATTCATAACGAGTATAAAAGATCTGGTAGAAGTTTCTCTCAAGCAAGGTCCTCTGGACAACTTTCGTTAGCTGTACTTGTCACTATTCCCTCCAAATTATGAAACTGGCGGAGAACATTAAAAAATTACTGGGAGGGCAACGCTAATTTTCATGCACAGCAAGAGAGAACAAATCAGTCAGCTAGTTGAAACTGAGATTTCCATTCTATCTTCTTGAGCAAGAAACATAttgcaaaagtataagaaaaatcATTTAGTGCAAGGTTGCATCACTAGTTCTAGTAGAAAATTACacctttaaatcaaagaaaacagTAGTGTCAAAAGTTGTCTTCACTGCAAAAAGACTACTATGGGGGTTTAAGATACAAAAACCAGAATGACAGCTTTAATCTTCTTCATCAGGCCCTGCTTCGTTCACATCAACACTGAAACTATATTCCTGATCACAACCCAAATAGGAATCACACATGAAATAGAGAGTGTAATTCTTCTTTCCCACTTCAGTGGGAGCTGTAAAATCAAGCTTCACCTTAGACTTCCTTTGGAGGGAAACCCTTTTAATGGCAAGCAACGAATTACTTTTCGTATCACCAACTACAAGCCACCACCCTTCTTCTTTTGCCTTGGGATACCGCGGAGCATCTACTGGCCCCACCTCTGTCCTCCCCTCAAGATCCCGCTCAAGAGTCACTTGCAATGTAACTATATCCCCTGCTCTCACATTATCACCCTCCAATACTTCATAACTCATATCAATGTTGGGAAAACGATTGCAAAACTTGGCAATATCCAGCAACTGTGAATCCGACATCTGGAGTAACTCATGCCTCTCATCATCCTCCATCTCTACCAAATCAAAGACTGTCTCTACACTTCTGCCTGGGTTTTCCTGGCATCGTTTCGCCAGCTCCTTTGTGAAGTGAGGAAGTTGTAAAAGCATGGAATCACGTTCCCACATGCCCTGTGTCACCATCTGGCTAACCTCCATTGCAAGAAGAGCTAAGTTGAGCCATCCATTGCTAGAAATCACATCAACCATTGCTTGTAGCAATCTACTCGCAGAAAGGAGCACCTCTCGTTGGTCAAGAGCCAAATTCCCACCCAAAGGTTGCCTTGAGAAGTGGGCCTGAAGTAGAGCGTTTGCTTTTACATGAGGATCTGCACATTTGGGATTTTCAAAAGAAAATCTCTGGTGATTGATTAGCCTCCGAACATGATTATCTTCACCAGGTCGAATAGGAAGTTGTGCATACTCTGAAGCAGAAGCCAGAATTTCTAGAAGACCCTTCATCTTTGTCTTGGAAGTTAAAGAGGAGCTAAATCGCTCAATAGTAGCATAGCTGATGTAGTAGTATGAGGCAATTAAGCCAAGATTTGAAGGAGAAAGATCCATGTCATCCTCGATAACCACACACTTACTTGCCTCCAAATCATTCAGAGTATTCTCCACAAGCTCTGACAGATGGTCAGAAAGATGCCTGTGGCTAACTCCCTGAAGATTGTAATAGTTAGGATTCTGTGCAAGCCTCCTGTACATGAAGGTCCATGTAAGGTAATCCACAGCATCTTGCTTGTTCTCAATAATTCCAGCAACAACTTCAGCATTTAGATTGTCATGCAAGTAGTGGTGTAAATGGCTTTCAACTGGGAATGCTTCGTACAAGAACTTCTTGTAATATTCTTTGCGAGGTGCATGACAGAGAATCACACATTTACCGGAGTTATCTAGCAACGGCCGACTAGCATGACCCATCATCTGCAACAGATCAGTGACAGGATAATCTGTGTGGACATTTTCACGGCCATCATAGTATTGGGTTCCCATCACAACCACCAAATGAGCCGACAATGGCATTCCCCAACACATTGAACTACTCATGACACACACTTGAATCCGTCCAGCTTGGAAAAGATCAGAAACAACTTCTTGATCCAAACTGGATAAGCCTTCATGCAAGTAACCAACCCCCTGACTTACGGTCACTTTCAACATTTCATCATGGAGTCCATCAATAAGGGGCTGAAGATCTTCCAATGAACCCAATAGAAATGGTGGCTTTCCTCCACCGTCAGCATTTGAGTAAGTCATCAGATCCACAGCTGTGAGCCGGACATGCTTTCTGGTAGGAACATACACTATAGCTGGTTTTTCATTCTTGGCATGCTGGACGATAGCAGTGTATGTTGGTTTTGTCATAGCTTGCATCCTTGCTTCAAAATTTGTTATATCCACTCCTTGTATATGTATTTCCAATGGCACAGGACGCACACCAGGAGGAAAATTAAAAAGGCCATGGGAGCTAGCTCCTATCCATTCCCCTAGATCCTTTGCATTTGCAAGAGAGGTTGATAAAGCAACAATTCGAATCTGATTCTCAACCTGACTAGCTATGTATCTCATCCTAGAAACTACAACCTCTAGGACAGGACCACCCTGACCTCCAATCAAGTGAAGTTCATCTATCATAAACAGACTAACTTGTTGGACATGCTTCCGTTGTTTCCAGCGGCGTGATAAAGCATCCCATTTCTCTGGAGTACTAATTATAATATTTCCTTTCTCAAGCAGTTTCAAGTCTGTAGCTGTTTCCCCAGTTAATTCAACAACAGACAGCTCTAGAGGCTTTTCAAACTTGTTCTTCCAATCACGGTACCTCTCCTTAGCAAGAGCTTCAATGGGTGCAATATACA is a window of Humulus lupulus chromosome 4, drHumLupu1.1, whole genome shotgun sequence DNA encoding:
- the LOC133831444 gene encoding insulin-degrading enzyme-like 1, peroxisomal isoform X2: MHLVVYGKDNLDKIQALVEEKFLDIKNKDRSSPRYPGHPCSSEHLQILVKVVPIKQGHKLRIVWPITPEIHHYKEGPCRYLGHLIGHEGEGSLFYILKTLGWATGLSAGEGDWSLDFSFFKVGIDLTDAGQEHTQDIIGLLFKYIALVQQSGVCSWVFEELAAVSETHFHYQDKIRPIDYVVNISTNMELYPPKDWLVGSSLPSIFSPSIIQKVLDDLTPNNVRIFWESKNFENHTDKVEPWYSTAYSIEKITGSMIQEWMLSAPNGELHLPAPNVFIPTDLSIKDVHEEVKYPVLVRKSPYSILWYKPDTVFLTPKAYVKIDFSCPHANDSPEAEVLSNIFTELLMDYLNEYAYYARVAGLYYGISHTDSGFQVTLVGYNHKLRILLETVVGKIASFQVKPDRFSVIKEMVTKEYQNLKFQQPYQQAMYYCSLILQDGTWPWMEELEILPHLQADDLVKFVPLLLSRAFFECYIAGNIERSEAESMVLHIEDVLFKDSNPICRPLFPSQHLTSRIVKLENGTSYFYPVEGLNPSDDNSALVHYIQVHQDDFRMNAKLQLFALIAKQPAFHQLRSVEQLGYITVLLSRNDSGVRGLQFIIQSTAKGPAQIDLRVEAFLKMFETKLYEMTDDEFKSNVNALVDMKLEKHKNLREESGVYWREISDGTLKFDRREAEVAALKQLTRQELIDFFNENVKVGAPQKKELSVRVSGNLHSSDYKTDKTEPAQPGSVRIDDIFSFRRSRPLYGSFRGSFGHVKL